The following are encoded together in the Serratia sp. UGAL515B_01 genome:
- a CDS encoding ABC transporter ATP-binding protein → MKNADHILCLDSVSLLSQRNELILENISFKVNSGERLAIIGPNGCGKSSLLRTIIREKVHSKGEISLNGQPLEFIPVRERAQQIAFLSQTDIPDLRLTLEEYVTLGRLPHAGAFPHAKEQKIVSEALSNTGLQTLKHRPLGQLSGGQRQRAAFARTLVQNPSLLLLDEPTNHLDPLGRSELLSLVKELGIAVVVVLHDLQLTAAFADKVLVLCKGKQVICDTPDIALQSRITLPVFGMKSLNVSHPESGEPLKIFEVPLCA, encoded by the coding sequence ATGAAAAATGCTGATCATATTCTCTGTCTCGACAGTGTTTCTCTGCTTTCTCAACGTAACGAATTGATACTTGAAAATATCAGTTTCAAAGTAAACTCGGGTGAAAGGCTCGCTATCATTGGCCCCAACGGTTGTGGGAAATCTAGCCTGTTACGTACAATTATCCGCGAGAAAGTGCATAGTAAAGGTGAAATCAGTCTGAATGGACAGCCGCTTGAGTTCATTCCTGTTCGAGAACGTGCTCAGCAGATTGCCTTTCTTTCACAGACAGATATACCTGACTTACGTTTGACGCTTGAGGAGTATGTAACGCTAGGACGTTTACCTCATGCGGGAGCCTTTCCGCATGCTAAAGAGCAAAAAATTGTTAGCGAGGCACTAAGCAATACTGGCTTGCAAACACTTAAGCACCGTCCCCTAGGTCAACTTTCCGGTGGTCAACGACAACGGGCTGCATTCGCCCGCACATTAGTACAAAATCCCTCGCTTTTATTGCTGGATGAACCCACTAACCATCTCGACCCACTTGGACGTTCGGAACTATTGTCACTGGTGAAAGAACTAGGCATTGCCGTTGTCGTTGTATTGCACGATCTGCAGCTAACAGCGGCCTTTGCAGACAAGGTGCTTGTGCTATGCAAAGGTAAACAGGTTATCTGTGATACACCGGACATTGCATTACAAAGTAGGATAACGCTCCCTGTTTTTGGTATGAAAAGCCTCAACGTTTCCCATCCAGAGAGCGGCGAGCCGCTAAAAATATTTGAAGTTCCACTTTGTGCATAA
- a CDS encoding MFS transporter, with the protein MSQHTSKSVSASVSMFESLRQRLFAVLWIATVVGNTGSFIRDVASAWLMTDLSSSPTAIAMVQAAATLPVFLLSIPAGVLADILDRRRLLIGIQCLLGITGLGLMLLSMLSQQSVTSLVAMTFLGGIGAALMGPTWQAIVPELVEKKALKNAIALNSLGINISRAIGPALGGILLASFGAAFSYGINVISCLFVVAALLWWRRQRTEQDVLTEQFSGAFRAGLRYVRVNRELHIVLLRAFLFFSLASAVWALLPLVARQMLDGNASFYGIMLGAVGLGAIGGALIMPRLRQHLSTDGLLLIVSLTIAAVMSFLSLTPPRWLAVAALLILGAGWITALTTLNGVAQAILPNWVRGRSLAVYLTVFNGAMTVGSLGWGALAEVVGIPLSLLAGAGGLVVVGLIAHLLKLPSGEADLEPSHHWPEPLTTSPIEHDRGPVLLQVEYRIDIKDRPEFLKALARLSAERRRDGAYMWGVAEDSANPELILEWFHVESWAEHMRQHRRVSKAGADVQAEVLRFNQSEQPPIVRHFLAFNHPHKGSV; encoded by the coding sequence ATGAGTCAGCACACATCCAAATCCGTTTCCGCATCTGTCAGTATGTTCGAGTCCTTACGGCAACGCCTTTTTGCTGTCCTGTGGATAGCCACTGTTGTGGGCAACACAGGAAGCTTTATCCGCGATGTTGCCAGCGCTTGGTTGATGACCGATCTGTCATCTTCACCAACAGCAATCGCAATGGTGCAGGCTGCAGCGACTCTGCCAGTGTTTCTATTGTCCATCCCAGCTGGTGTTTTGGCCGATATCCTTGACCGCCGGAGGTTGCTGATCGGCATTCAGTGCTTACTGGGCATAACCGGTTTAGGGTTAATGCTGTTGTCTATGTTAAGCCAGCAGTCGGTAACTTCACTGGTGGCGATGACTTTCCTCGGTGGTATTGGCGCAGCACTAATGGGACCAACCTGGCAAGCCATCGTACCCGAATTAGTCGAGAAGAAAGCCCTCAAGAATGCTATCGCACTGAATTCACTCGGCATCAATATTTCGCGAGCCATCGGACCTGCGTTAGGTGGGATACTCTTAGCCAGCTTTGGTGCGGCATTCAGCTACGGTATAAATGTCATCAGCTGCCTCTTTGTCGTCGCCGCACTATTATGGTGGCGGAGACAGAGAACGGAGCAAGATGTATTAACCGAGCAATTCTCTGGGGCATTCCGCGCCGGTTTACGCTATGTTCGCGTCAACCGCGAACTCCACATAGTATTGCTACGTGCCTTTCTGTTCTTCTCGCTAGCCAGTGCAGTTTGGGCGCTACTGCCGCTGGTTGCCCGACAAATGCTGGATGGTAACGCTAGCTTTTATGGCATTATGCTCGGCGCAGTCGGTCTGGGTGCGATCGGTGGAGCTCTCATTATGCCCCGATTGCGCCAGCATCTGAGTACAGACGGTTTACTGTTGATCGTCTCATTGACGATTGCAGCGGTTATGTCTTTCTTGTCCTTGACGCCGCCACGTTGGCTTGCCGTGGCAGCACTGCTCATTCTTGGGGCTGGCTGGATAACCGCTTTGACCACGTTGAACGGTGTTGCCCAAGCGATCCTACCTAACTGGGTACGAGGCCGCTCGCTGGCAGTCTATCTGACCGTGTTTAACGGTGCCATGACCGTTGGCAGCCTGGGTTGGGGTGCACTTGCCGAAGTGGTCGGCATTCCTCTATCATTGCTGGCGGGGGCTGGCGGACTGGTTGTAGTTGGCCTGATTGCACATTTGCTCAAATTACCCAGTGGTGAAGCAGATTTGGAACCATCCCATCATTGGCCGGAACCCTTGACCACATCCCCTATCGAACACGATCGAGGGCCAGTGCTGCTCCAGGTCGAGTATCGTATCGACATCAAGGATCGTCCAGAGTTTCTGAAAGCGCTAGCTCGATTATCAGCCGAACGGCGCCGAGATGGGGCCTATATGTGGGGGGTAGCGGAAGATTCTGCAAACCCAGAATTGATCCTCGAATGGTTCCATGTCGAATCTTGGGCCGAGCATATGCGTCAACATAGGCGAGTATCCAAAGCTGGGGCTGATGTTCAAGCTGAAGTACTGCGATTCAATCAAAGCGAGCAGCCGCCTATTGTGCGCCATTTCCTCGCTTTCAATCATCCGCACAAAGGCAGTGTATAA
- a CDS encoding M60 family metallopeptidase has translation MKVNQLISRVKIILVFLSILFTGVASANSSPWWEEFSANPGFVEALPHIGYSLEELRQDTNKGLQESADSRTPLFWLKRTMEMYPPASPDNYNMPVAHHETKDWVNGLYATMGRGIFFFTRTYGEVGQTISINVGNIPNGANCYAATGRDFTNTDKMYLDQQPLTANSDNYYSFKQSGILLLGCGDPDKQQNGKFVPFEVSGAEKSNLFILGQSTQDDWQAAKTTASRTGFAFLYDGRINTVVPNKIVQRTNEVIGEQLGVNLRTIALYEKVNGMDGSDPLFISSMGSMFANYNECCYAGYRNGYVGIGFHPYSMHDDWGIWHELGHQYEPMREYLNLFPEIQVNRYSIEACQLFKGHEVSLNQCHPRISAEDGNWDKQAVESFVASGTQYQDFSTINDGFKKLSFFSRLRFSYGENFFPKVNQLRLKAIQAAPGKSRADKTNYVLGSKQQVIDFLVVAYSQVAGYDLREYFTKWGLHFSTIAGQKVADMKLPQPGEEQALRVNLSRDKIEAVATYNYGFAYNVTASSNQENVNYQWKHIAGDRRIYIKNQEGASVDVIIPKNVEGVSARFEVTAESKMGVDRKILEVQVLSPVVKVTGPSSIISQETVQFEAQANFDQARYQWTLLKGNEVVNGGVSEDGVINSGLGTGLYTLKVVASSDKGARTISQSRSLEITVDASS, from the coding sequence ATGAAAGTAAATCAACTAATTTCAAGAGTGAAAATAATACTTGTATTTTTATCCATATTATTCACAGGTGTGGCAAGTGCAAATAGCTCACCATGGTGGGAGGAATTTAGCGCTAATCCTGGTTTTGTCGAAGCCTTGCCACATATCGGCTATAGCTTAGAAGAATTACGTCAAGATACTAATAAGGGATTGCAAGAATCAGCGGATAGCCGCACCCCTTTATTCTGGCTAAAACGTACGATGGAAATGTATCCTCCTGCGTCGCCCGATAACTACAATATGCCTGTAGCACACCATGAGACCAAAGACTGGGTAAACGGGCTTTACGCAACGATGGGGCGGGGTATATTCTTTTTTACCCGAACCTATGGTGAGGTTGGACAAACAATTTCCATCAATGTTGGTAATATCCCAAATGGTGCAAACTGTTATGCAGCAACTGGGCGCGATTTTACCAACACAGACAAAATGTACTTGGATCAACAACCTCTCACGGCTAATAGTGACAACTACTATTCCTTTAAGCAATCAGGTATTTTACTATTGGGTTGCGGCGATCCCGATAAGCAACAGAACGGAAAATTTGTTCCGTTTGAAGTCAGTGGCGCAGAGAAAAGTAATCTCTTTATCTTAGGTCAAAGTACCCAAGATGACTGGCAGGCAGCTAAGACGACAGCCAGCCGTACTGGTTTCGCTTTTCTTTATGATGGACGTATCAATACTGTCGTGCCTAATAAGATAGTCCAACGTACCAATGAAGTTATTGGTGAACAACTGGGAGTTAACCTTCGTACCATTGCCTTGTATGAGAAAGTAAATGGTATGGATGGGTCTGACCCCCTCTTTATTTCTTCTATGGGTTCAATGTTCGCAAACTATAATGAGTGCTGCTATGCAGGTTATAGAAATGGTTATGTGGGTATAGGATTTCATCCTTACTCGATGCATGATGACTGGGGTATTTGGCACGAACTAGGGCATCAGTATGAGCCAATGAGAGAGTATCTAAATCTCTTCCCTGAGATACAGGTGAACCGTTATTCGATAGAGGCTTGTCAGCTGTTTAAAGGGCATGAAGTATCACTTAACCAGTGTCATCCAAGAATTAGTGCCGAAGACGGAAATTGGGATAAGCAGGCAGTTGAAAGTTTTGTGGCATCAGGCACCCAGTACCAAGATTTCAGCACGATAAATGATGGATTCAAGAAGTTGAGTTTTTTCTCTCGCCTGCGTTTTTCTTATGGGGAGAATTTTTTCCCTAAAGTTAACCAGTTGCGTTTGAAAGCCATTCAGGCTGCACCAGGTAAAAGCCGAGCAGATAAGACTAATTATGTATTGGGATCGAAACAACAGGTAATCGATTTTCTCGTGGTGGCTTACAGTCAGGTAGCGGGGTATGACCTGCGCGAATACTTTACGAAATGGGGATTGCATTTCAGTACAATCGCTGGGCAAAAAGTGGCTGATATGAAATTGCCTCAGCCAGGAGAGGAGCAAGCTCTGCGGGTAAACTTGAGTCGGGATAAAATAGAGGCTGTTGCGACCTATAACTACGGTTTTGCGTATAATGTAACGGCGAGCAGCAATCAGGAAAATGTAAACTACCAGTGGAAACATATTGCTGGCGATCGCCGTATATACATTAAAAATCAGGAAGGAGCCTCAGTAGACGTCATTATTCCAAAAAATGTAGAAGGTGTTAGTGCGCGTTTTGAAGTGACAGCTGAAAGTAAAATGGGAGTAGACAGGAAAATACTTGAAGTTCAGGTCTTGTCTCCTGTAGTGAAAGTAACGGGGCCCTCTAGCATAATATCTCAAGAAACTGTTCAGTTTGAAGCGCAGGCAAATTTTGACCAAGCTCGTTATCAATGGACGCTATTAAAAGGCAATGAAGTTGTCAACGGTGGCGTCAGTGAGGATGGCGTAATTAATTCTGGCTTGGGAACGGGGTTATATACACTTAAAGTAGTGGCCAGCAGTGATAAAGGAGCACGTACTATATCACAGTCACGCTCTCTTGAAATAACGGTTGACGCATCCAGTTAG
- a CDS encoding ABC transporter substrate-binding protein, with translation MNKLFLLLFLTLGCFTANSAGFPVTINSCGKPVTFERPPQRAIIHDINMAEMAFALKLQNRIIGLTGITGWYKMTPEFTQEMDNIPELAPKYPSLETILSANPDFFFAGWNYGMQVGGDVTPEKLEQYGIPTFVLSESCLFASTQPGKASMDLLYNDQITLGKIFGKEKEAKRLVEEWKYKLLTLPKPPEGSRPAKVFVYDSGKDKPFTSGKYAMPTAIIEAAGGKNIMDSLEASWTSSTWETVSVAEPDFIILLDYQTGSGAESLQHFLESHPLMKLTPAVKQGKYLKLQYAELTPGPANIKAIEKLANALYAGEKS, from the coding sequence ATGAACAAGCTATTTCTGTTGTTGTTCCTCACCTTGGGCTGCTTCACTGCGAATTCTGCTGGCTTTCCAGTCACCATTAACAGTTGTGGTAAACCAGTGACCTTTGAGCGCCCACCTCAGCGTGCCATTATTCACGATATCAATATGGCTGAAATGGCTTTTGCCTTAAAACTTCAAAATCGGATTATCGGTCTCACTGGCATTACAGGCTGGTATAAAATGACTCCGGAATTTACCCAAGAAATGGATAACATCCCAGAGCTGGCCCCAAAATATCCGTCACTGGAAACCATTCTCTCTGCAAATCCAGACTTTTTCTTTGCAGGCTGGAATTATGGCATGCAAGTAGGTGGCGATGTCACACCTGAAAAACTTGAACAATATGGTATTCCTACCTTTGTTCTGAGCGAAAGCTGCCTGTTTGCAAGTACACAGCCCGGCAAAGCCAGCATGGATTTACTCTATAACGACCAAATAACGTTGGGAAAAATCTTTGGTAAAGAAAAGGAAGCAAAGAGACTTGTTGAGGAATGGAAATACAAGCTCCTGACCTTACCCAAACCACCGGAAGGTTCACGTCCGGCAAAGGTATTTGTCTATGACTCAGGTAAAGACAAGCCGTTTACCAGTGGTAAATACGCGATGCCAACCGCCATTATAGAAGCAGCAGGTGGAAAGAATATTATGGACTCACTGGAGGCAAGTTGGACCAGCAGTACCTGGGAGACGGTTTCAGTGGCAGAACCCGATTTTATTATTTTATTAGATTATCAAACAGGGTCTGGGGCCGAAAGTTTACAGCATTTCCTTGAATCACATCCTCTTATGAAATTAACCCCCGCAGTTAAACAAGGTAAATACCTTAAACTGCAATACGCTGAATTGACGCCAGGCCCCGCGAACATAAAAGCGATTGAAAAGCTGGCTAATGCTTTGTACGCAGGAGAGAAATCATGA
- a CDS encoding alpha/beta hydrolase — MMKKKLGAFFILIIMTICHVEAAVDKNKIAYGEDPNQYGELYLPKEQAKGLVVMIHGGYYQPQYTLSYLEPATLDLVARGYAVWSIEYRRMTQGGGWKTTSQDILAAINHIDDISAQYRLPKNIVLVGHSVGGQFALWAASRAKQPSDTFGMLKPKISGVVSIAGVSDLLLLDKGHRSAQRDTPITQFIGADPTEASDILKKISPIELLPLGIKQILIHGDMDISVPVGVSYLYRDKAVAAGDDVTLVVLPLADHFTLLDPALPFWQETVSAIDTLAK, encoded by the coding sequence ATGATGAAGAAGAAACTAGGTGCATTTTTTATCTTGATTATTATGACAATCTGCCATGTAGAGGCTGCCGTGGATAAAAACAAGATCGCGTATGGTGAAGACCCTAATCAATATGGCGAGCTGTATTTGCCAAAAGAGCAAGCAAAAGGCTTGGTTGTGATGATCCATGGTGGATATTATCAACCGCAATACACTTTAAGCTACTTAGAGCCTGCAACCCTAGATTTAGTCGCCCGTGGCTATGCCGTATGGTCCATTGAGTATCGCCGTATGACTCAGGGTGGAGGATGGAAAACAACGTCACAAGATATTTTAGCGGCTATTAATCACATTGATGATATTTCCGCACAATATCGTCTGCCGAAGAATATTGTCTTGGTCGGTCACTCTGTTGGTGGGCAATTCGCGCTGTGGGCGGCTTCCCGTGCCAAGCAGCCATCAGATACCTTCGGTATGTTAAAACCGAAAATTTCGGGTGTTGTCAGTATAGCGGGAGTCAGTGACCTGCTGTTGTTAGACAAAGGGCATCGCAGCGCACAAAGAGATACGCCGATTACCCAGTTTATCGGGGCTGACCCAACTGAGGCTTCTGACATCCTGAAGAAAATCTCCCCCATTGAGTTACTGCCTTTAGGTATAAAGCAGATCCTGATACACGGAGATATGGATATCAGCGTGCCGGTTGGCGTCAGTTATCTTTATCGAGACAAAGCTGTCGCAGCAGGAGATGATGTGACACTGGTCGTATTGCCACTGGCAGATCACTTTACTCTGCTCGATCCTGCACTGCCATTTTGGCAAGAAACCGTCTCTGCCATTGATACTCTGGCTAAATGA
- a CDS encoding exotoxin A binding domain-containing protein yields MLNKAKLRTAAIAIILASDLSLPAFANDKFDLWTQCTDSCLLDLSNQKIWSSPMDLSSFGQTSEQGVLHFSMVLGGNNDSVKIGIDNAFSLLINENSIQFKGVSHTNKPVKFNYTRQNKGNISVNWLVPIGGDTPSEIKVFIHEVNSANQITSMSPIYTIPVSNEVLSRLEKNSTLDILGTNSNSLSYELIVKNAGVSIASTQSGPTRNRRWTNWDSGKTLCFIDPLNAIYNYLSRNTCQLDDTWEGKVYLTLYGSPAAHDIEMPASPISTRTHFSEGGSLAALTAQRVCAIPLETFMRHRQPRGWEDLERCGYPVNNLIDFYIAARHSWSQVDQVIQNALDNPESDSDLDRAIRKNPQQSRLALTTAAQTSAEFVSQSSNNTEASAANADILTLTCPLSGLNCVAPADGNEAHQERIYPTGAVFLGDGDDISFTTRGTQHWTTDRLIAAHQQLTSQGYVFVGYHGTFLEAAHSIVFEGVRARSQSLDNAWHGFYIAGDPAVSYGYALDQDPDPNTGRIRNGVMLRVYVRQESLPNFYQTNVALSSPEAVNAVSSLIGHTLPLQLDSITGQEDEEGRLETIIGWPLAEQLVVIPSTISTDPRNPGGDLDSSSIPEAEKTISVLPNYSTSPTNTN; encoded by the coding sequence ATGTTAAATAAAGCCAAATTAAGGACTGCTGCGATAGCGATTATTCTCGCATCAGACTTATCCCTCCCTGCTTTTGCCAACGACAAGTTTGATTTGTGGACCCAGTGTACAGATTCTTGCTTACTTGATCTAAGTAACCAAAAAATCTGGTCAAGCCCGATGGACTTATCATCATTTGGCCAGACGTCCGAACAAGGTGTACTTCATTTCTCCATGGTGCTTGGTGGGAACAATGACTCTGTGAAGATAGGAATAGACAATGCATTTTCTCTTCTGATAAACGAAAACAGCATTCAGTTCAAAGGTGTCTCTCATACAAATAAACCTGTAAAGTTTAACTACACCAGACAAAACAAGGGCAATATCTCAGTAAACTGGCTAGTACCCATAGGAGGAGATACTCCCTCAGAGATAAAAGTTTTCATTCATGAGGTTAACTCAGCTAACCAAATCACCTCAATGTCCCCCATATATACAATCCCCGTCTCAAATGAAGTACTCAGTAGACTTGAAAAAAACTCGACTCTAGACATTCTAGGGACTAACAGCAACAGCCTATCGTATGAGCTTATAGTAAAGAATGCCGGCGTAAGCATTGCGAGCACCCAAAGTGGACCTACACGAAACAGACGCTGGACAAACTGGGACAGTGGAAAAACTCTTTGCTTCATTGACCCGCTAAACGCTATATATAACTACTTATCACGGAATACATGCCAATTAGATGACACTTGGGAAGGTAAAGTTTATCTCACACTTTATGGCTCTCCCGCTGCGCATGATATAGAAATGCCTGCTTCGCCAATCAGCACCAGGACTCATTTCTCGGAAGGGGGATCATTGGCCGCGCTTACTGCCCAGAGAGTATGTGCAATCCCGCTCGAGACTTTCATGCGACATCGGCAGCCCAGAGGATGGGAAGATTTAGAGCGATGTGGTTATCCAGTTAATAATCTCATTGACTTTTATATAGCGGCTCGCCATTCCTGGAGCCAAGTGGATCAAGTAATTCAGAACGCTCTCGATAACCCAGAAAGCGATAGCGATCTAGACCGTGCTATTCGAAAGAATCCGCAACAATCGCGACTAGCTTTGACTACGGCAGCTCAAACTAGTGCAGAATTCGTCAGTCAAAGCTCAAACAACACCGAAGCTTCAGCTGCGAATGCAGATATACTCACGCTAACCTGCCCACTGTCGGGTTTGAATTGTGTGGCACCCGCAGATGGCAACGAGGCGCATCAAGAAAGAATCTACCCAACGGGGGCTGTATTCTTGGGGGACGGAGATGATATCAGTTTTACTACCAGGGGCACGCAGCATTGGACAACTGATAGACTTATTGCAGCCCATCAGCAACTGACTTCACAGGGGTATGTCTTTGTTGGATACCATGGAACTTTTTTAGAAGCCGCCCATAGCATCGTATTCGAAGGAGTTAGAGCTAGATCACAAAGTCTGGATAACGCTTGGCACGGCTTCTATATTGCCGGCGATCCTGCAGTGTCTTATGGTTATGCCCTTGATCAAGATCCTGACCCCAATACTGGCCGTATTCGCAATGGAGTTATGCTCCGTGTCTACGTGAGACAAGAATCACTGCCTAACTTTTACCAGACTAACGTCGCACTATCTTCACCGGAGGCGGTAAATGCTGTATCTAGTTTGATAGGGCATACTTTACCGCTTCAGCTTGACTCTATTACAGGTCAGGAGGACGAGGAAGGACGGTTGGAAACAATCATCGGCTGGCCATTGGCAGAGCAACTGGTAGTAATCCCATCGACTATCTCTACTGACCCTCGTAACCCTGGGGGAGATTTAGACTCATCCTCTATCCCTGAAGCAGAGAAGACGATTAGCGTTTTGCCAAACTACTCAACGTCACCGACGAATACCAACTAA
- a CDS encoding iron ABC transporter permease, giving the protein MSLSKGNYILLIGCITILLAAFMFWSLILGTVPITSAQVLSALKITDTAVSEQVDTIITQLRLPRVLLTMLTGAGLAIVGTLLQTTTRNELADPFLFGLSSGASAGVVFVITRFGEQFGELTLPLSAFVGGSVSAFAVLILFHISDSRRPEHLIVCGLSISFLFSALTSYLVFSGDQRAASSVIFWSLGGLGLARWDNLFLPLMSLILLSCFVAWRWKWLDGLLSGEQTAISLGVNVARLRTEAFICSALATSFLVSLTGVIGFVGLMVPHVARRIAGVKHLLMIPLAALLGAVLLCSGDMISRTLIEDQELPIGIITAGLGGFFIIILQVRRSSC; this is encoded by the coding sequence ATGAGCCTCTCAAAGGGTAACTACATCCTGTTGATAGGTTGTATTACAATCCTGCTTGCCGCGTTTATGTTTTGGAGCCTGATACTGGGTACTGTTCCAATAACATCGGCACAGGTCTTATCAGCGCTGAAGATTACCGACACTGCTGTGTCTGAGCAAGTGGATACCATCATCACACAATTGCGTTTACCCAGAGTATTGCTCACCATGCTAACGGGCGCAGGGCTGGCAATAGTAGGAACACTGCTCCAAACTACCACCCGAAACGAGTTGGCTGATCCTTTTCTTTTTGGACTCTCCTCTGGTGCCTCTGCGGGAGTGGTCTTTGTGATCACTCGCTTTGGCGAGCAGTTTGGTGAATTAACACTTCCGCTGTCTGCTTTTGTCGGTGGTAGTGTATCGGCATTTGCTGTTCTGATACTTTTTCATATCAGTGACTCCCGGCGTCCTGAACACCTTATTGTCTGTGGCCTTTCCATCTCTTTTCTTTTTAGTGCACTTACCAGCTACCTTGTTTTTTCAGGCGACCAACGGGCCGCCAGTTCAGTCATATTTTGGTCGCTGGGCGGGCTAGGCCTCGCCCGTTGGGACAACTTATTTCTCCCTTTGATGAGCCTTATCCTATTGAGCTGCTTTGTCGCCTGGCGATGGAAATGGCTCGATGGATTATTGTCAGGAGAACAAACGGCAATATCGCTAGGTGTTAATGTCGCAAGACTGAGAACTGAAGCTTTTATTTGCAGTGCATTAGCAACATCTTTCCTGGTTTCACTCACCGGGGTTATCGGCTTTGTGGGCCTCATGGTGCCACATGTGGCAAGACGTATTGCAGGCGTCAAACATCTCTTAATGATCCCTCTGGCGGCACTATTAGGCGCAGTACTTCTCTGTAGCGGCGATATGATCAGCCGAACCCTTATTGAGGATCAGGAGTTACCTATTGGAATTATCACTGCTGGGCTCGGTGGCTTTTTTATCATTATTCTGCAAGTTAGACGATCTTCGTGTTAG